Proteins encoded together in one Procambarus clarkii isolate CNS0578487 chromosome 67, FALCON_Pclarkii_2.0, whole genome shotgun sequence window:
- the CAHbeta gene encoding beta carbonic anhydrase 1 isoform X2 — MLATCLLLCTVRNAGNLVPHANLCGHEEITTEPAALELGCVINGIKHVIVCGHSDCKAMNMLHMMRNSDRTLQEVLKVSPLKAWLMRHGHSSAGKFAQLELSNFQAPLVFQAETPMRRFIAYIDPENKFSEEDKLSQVNTLQQLQNIASYNFMREGLSRGRVYIHALWFDIYTGDIYYFSRQQKMFVDVNESNMEKLEEEVFKYYT, encoded by the exons ATGTTGGCGACATGTTTATTG CTATGTACAGTACGGAATGCTGGGAACTTGGTGCCTCATGCCAACTTGTGCGGCCATGAAGAGATCACAACAGAACCAGCTGCTCTGGAGTTGGGCTGTGTCATAAATGGCATCAAGCACGTCATTGTCTGTGGTCACTCTGACTGTAAG GCAATGAACATGCTGCATATGATGCGGAACAGTGACCGCACCCTGCAagaggtgctcaaggtctctcccCTCAAGGCCTGGCTCATGCGCCATGGCCATTCATCTGCAGGAAAATTTGCACAGTTGGAATTGTCTAATTTCCAAGCTCCTCTGGTATTTCAG GCCGAGACCCCAATGCGACGCTTCATTGCGTATATTGACCCAGAAAACAAGTTCTCGGAGGAAGACAAACTGTCTCAGGTGAACACACTTCAGCAGCTACAGAATATAGCCAGCTACAACTTCATGCGTGAAGGATTGTCTCGAGGTAGAGTATACATCCATGCTCTGTGGTTTGATATTTATACGGGAGATATTTATTATTTTAGTCGTCAACAGAAAATGTTTGTTGATGTGAATGAGAGCAATATGGAGAAACTAGAGGAAGAAGTATTTAAATATTATACATAA
- the CAHbeta gene encoding beta carbonic anhydrase 1 isoform X1: MGMHRILQGVMKYRRTKREGMVKQFEVVRDDPHPKAVFFTCIDSRMLPTRFTQTNVGDMFIVRNAGNLVPHANLCGHEEITTEPAALELGCVINGIKHVIVCGHSDCKAMNMLHMMRNSDRTLQEVLKVSPLKAWLMRHGHSSAGKFAQLELSNFQAPLVFQAETPMRRFIAYIDPENKFSEEDKLSQVNTLQQLQNIASYNFMREGLSRGRVYIHALWFDIYTGDIYYFSRQQKMFVDVNESNMEKLEEEVFKYYT, from the exons ATGGGCATGCATCGCATTTTGCAAGGTGTGATGAAGTACAGACGCACAAAGAGAGAGGGCATGGTGAAGCAGTTTGAAGTTGTACGAGATGACCCACAT CCTAAAGCGGTATTCTTCACCTGCATAGACAGTCGGATGCTTCCCACAAGATTCACGCAAACAAATGTTGGCGACATGTTTATTG TACGGAATGCTGGGAACTTGGTGCCTCATGCCAACTTGTGCGGCCATGAAGAGATCACAACAGAACCAGCTGCTCTGGAGTTGGGCTGTGTCATAAATGGCATCAAGCACGTCATTGTCTGTGGTCACTCTGACTGTAAG GCAATGAACATGCTGCATATGATGCGGAACAGTGACCGCACCCTGCAagaggtgctcaaggtctctcccCTCAAGGCCTGGCTCATGCGCCATGGCCATTCATCTGCAGGAAAATTTGCACAGTTGGAATTGTCTAATTTCCAAGCTCCTCTGGTATTTCAG GCCGAGACCCCAATGCGACGCTTCATTGCGTATATTGACCCAGAAAACAAGTTCTCGGAGGAAGACAAACTGTCTCAGGTGAACACACTTCAGCAGCTACAGAATATAGCCAGCTACAACTTCATGCGTGAAGGATTGTCTCGAGGTAGAGTATACATCCATGCTCTGTGGTTTGATATTTATACGGGAGATATTTATTATTTTAGTCGTCAACAGAAAATGTTTGTTGATGTGAATGAGAGCAATATGGAGAAACTAGAGGAAGAAGTATTTAAATATTATACATAA